One Streptomyces sp. CG4 genomic window, CTCCCGCGAGGAGGCACGCGAACTGCTGGTCCGCCGACTGGGCGCCGAGCAGGTCCTGGGAGACCCGGACGCGACCGACGAGCTGATCGAGTTATGCGCCCGGCTGCCACTGGCCCTCAATATCGCCGCCGCGCACGCGGCCGACCATCCCGGCACCCCGCTGGGCGTCTGGGCCGGTGAACTGCGCGACACCCGCGCCCGTCTGGACCTGCTGTCGGCGGGCGACGACCACGCGGACGTCCGGGCGGTGTTCTCCTGGTCCTACCGCGCCCTGGCCCCGCAGGCCGCCCGGCTGTTCCGCCTGCTCGGTCTGCACCCGGGCCCGGACATCAGCGCGGCCGCCGCCGCGAGCCTCGCCGGACTGCAGCTCCCGCAGACCCGCCGCCTCCTGGACGATCTCCACCGGGCCCATCTGATCACCGCGCCGGACCGGAAACGGTACACCTTCCACGACCTGCTGCGTGCCTACGCCACCGAGCAGTCGGCCACCCACGACTCCCCGCAGCAGCAGGCCGAGGCGACGCTGCGGATGCTGGACCACTACCTCCACACCGCCTACCGCGCCGGCTCCCTCGCCTATGCCCACGACAGCTCCTGGCCCCCGCTCGACCTCGCCGAACCGGCCGCCGGGGTGACTCCCGAGGCCCTGGCCGACCGCCGGCAGGCGCTGGACTGGTACCGGGAGGAGCAGCCGACGCTGGAGCAACTCGTCGCCCGGGCCCACCAGTTGCAGTTCGACGGACATGCCTGGCAGCTCGCCGGCGCGCAGGTGTCCTACCTGCTCAAATCGGGCCTGTGGCAGCAGTGGCAGCGCGCCGGCGAAACCGCTCTGGCCGCAGCCGAACGCACCGCGGACCTCGCCCGGCAGGCCCACGCGCACCGCTGGCTCGGCCAGGTGCACCGCTCCCATGGCCGGCTGGCCCAGGCCCATGTCGAACTGCGGCTCGCCCTTGGCCTGTTCGTCGCCCTCGGCGACCGGGAACGCCAGGGCAGGACCCGGCTCGACATCGCCATCACCCACGGCGAGGAACGCGCCTACGCCGAAGCGGTGGCCGAGTCCGAACGGGCGCTGGAGCTGTTCGAGGCCGTCGAGGACCCGTCCGGCCAGGCCCTCTCGCTCAACAGCATCGGCTGGTACCTGACCTTCCTCGGAGAGCCCCGGGCGGCACTTCCGTACTGTCGGCGCGCGCTCGAGCTCTCCCGCGCCGACGGCAACCTCCCCGCCCAGTCCTCCATCCTCGACAGCATCGGTTACATCCACCACCACCTCGGCGAGTACGAGGAGGCGCTGCCCGCCTACCGCGAGTCCCTGAGGCTGCGTCAGGTGATCGGCGACTACTTCCTCCAGGCCGAGATCCACACCCACCTCGGCGACACCCACCTCGCCCTCGGTGACACTGAGGCCGCCCGCCGGTCCTGGACCGAGAGCCTCGCCATCCTCGACCGGCTTCAACACCGCGACGCCGAAGCCGTCCGCGCCCGCCTGGACAGCCTCGCCCCGTAAGGACATTCCGCCACGGCTTCGACTCCGTGAAGTCTGCCAACCGAAGCTGCCGGACCGGCACCTCACGTACCAACGTGTCCTCGTACCGGATCGACGCTGCGGGAATCTTACGCGTACGAGGCACGCTGCCTGTGCTTCGCGTCGTTATGCTTGGACGGTACGGGCCCCCTGCATGCCCTTCTCTGAAAGATCACAAGAGATCAGCAACGGCAGGCTACGGACCGTAACGAATGCGCACTGATCCCCGGATTTGCGCATTCAGTGCGCATCCTCAGCCGACATTGGGCATCGACTCGCGGATCCTAACTTGACTCTGACACGAAAAATAGAGTGCGTGCGGGTCAGGCCGTTGGGATGGGGTCGAACCGGACGGTGAGTCCGAGGCGGTTGGCTTCCTTGGCCATGCGCCGCATGGCGCGTTCGGGGTCGCGGCGGGTGAAGTAGTCGGCTCCGAGGTCCTGGTAGGTGGTCTTGTTGCGGAGGATGTGCCAGATCGCGACAGCGATCTTGTGTATCACGGCGACCTGGGCCCGCTGATCCTTGCGCGGCACGGAGGCGAACACATCGGCGATGAACAGCGCCAACTTCGCCCGAACTCACTTCACTTCATAGGTGTCCACCCAATCCAACATGCTCCTGGACAGGCCCGACAGGAAGACCTAACGGAGTCCTACTAGTTCCGGGTCCGCCCGGCCATCACGTCCCAAAACCGGTCCAGTTCCCGGACGCGCATGCCGACCCACTGCGGTGTCTTCCTGCGCAGGCCCCTGGGCAGATGCCGCCTCCACGGTCCAGGCAGCAGGGCCTGCTGCTGGCGGCAGAACGGCTCGCGGATCTCGCTCCTGGGGAGGCTGCCGCGGGGCGGGTACGGGCAGAGCTGAAACGTGCAGTCGGGCAGACAGGCCGAGCCCGGCGTGGGTGGGGCCGCGGTTCCGGCCGGCATGTCGGGCCGCAGCGGCTCCCTGTTGGTACGGATGCACGGCGGGAGCTGCATGCCGGGCTGCTCGGCCCGGGTCGGGCGCTCCTCAACGCCTTCCGGGAGCCCGTCGCGTTCGATGAGGTTCAGCATGACCAGCACGTCGGCGACGAGGCGTTGGGCGCGTCCGTCGAGGGTGCTCCAGCCGACCGAGGGCGGGATCCACAGATTGTGCTTGCGGTACGCCCCGGAGTTGCCGGTGCGGAAGCCGATGTTGTCGGTGACGCCCTTCTCATCGACCCAGAGGAAGCGCTCGGGCTGTCCGGTCTCGAGAGCGAGGGCCACCAGATCGCCCGCTTCAGCGACGAACGGATGCAGCTGCCGCCTGGGCGAGTCGCCGTTCACGCCGGGCGGGCTGGGCACTCTGTTGACCGTGCCCGCCATCGACAGCCAGCGCTCCACGGTCTGGACGGCGGTCGTCCTCCCGATCGCCCGGGGCGGCTCGCGCGAACCGTCGCGGTCGTCGTAGCGGCTGACACTGTCCGGAAGCTCCCACAGGCACAGCGCCTGGAGGAGACAGAGCTGCGCGTACCAGCACCGGGACTGCTGCAGCACGGCCTCCGCCTGCCGGATCAGGTCGGCGCGGCCACCCGGATACGCGTCCGGATGACGTTGCCGCCGGTTGGCCGCGTACTTGAAACCCTGGGCCAGCGCGGCCTCCAGAGCGAGCGGCAGGCCGGGGGCGCCGCGAGTGAATGTCGGGTCGAGGTGGCGCAGCCACTTGTCGAGGCGTTCCCGGGCCTCGCCACGGTGGGCGTCGTCGACGGAGCCCAGGAGCATGGGCAGCATCCAGGCCCGCATCACGAACTCTCAGAATAATTCGAGCCGTTGCTGCTGGTACTGTCGGTTGAACTTCTCCCGTTCGCGTTGCAGCGTCTCGATGTTCTCGGCCAGCACGGCCTGCGAGGGTCTGGGAGCGGACCTCTCCTTCCTCATCTTGTGGGCCCATGCGTCGCACTGCCGCCTCTTCTCGGCCTTCAGCTTCTTGATCTCGTCGTCGCACTGCCTCAACGGGTCGGTGTGCAGACCGATCCGCTCGCGGATCACGGCGAAGGCCGAGTTGCCGCCGGTGCCGAACTCCTGGGCGGCGGCCAGTCGGATGGAGTAGGAGAGCTCCGCCTTGCCGATTTGGAAGAGGCGCCAGTACAGCGGCGAGGTGTCGATCTTCTTGTCGACCGTCCGCAGCGCCGCGCCGATCTGCTGGAGCAGTCTCAGCTTGGCGTCCTCGAGAGTGCGCCGATCCCCCTTGACGCGGTTCCAGCGGCCTTGCACCGCGGAGACGATGTCGCCCAGCAGTCTCGGGTCGTCTTCCACACTTTCGATCTCCAGGGCGGCCGCGTAGAGATCGAGGACCTTCGGGTCGTCCGGTCGCCGGTTCGCGGCCGCGAGGAGCCGGTGGGCCAGGGTGCGCCCGCCCACGGGTGCCCGCCGCACCCGGTCGTCCTTCCACTTCTTCACCTCGGCTAGGACGCTGCCGCCCTTGTCCATATGCTGTGCGGCCCGGCGCCGGGACGGGAACACCAAGGCGATGAGCAACTCACGGCTGGGACCAGGCGGTTGGAGTGCCTGCTCGGTGAATTCTCCGGCGCCGTTCTCCTTCAGGTGGTCGAGCATGCGGTAGCCGAGGTAGGCCTGGATGATGCTGTGCGGGAAACGGATCTTTCGCTCGATCCCCTCCACCAGCTTGAGCTTGTCCGCGTTGTTCGCGAAGCGGGCGAGCACGGCGTTGCACTGGGCCATGTTCCCGCCCCGCAGGCCCTTGGTGTCGCTGCGCAGCAGACCCGCCAGCACGTCACGGCTCTCCGGGTCCAGTTCTTCCTCCGTATCGGCCCCGGCGCAGGGAACGTGCGCCACGGTGAGCACGACGCGGCCCTCGTCCTGAAGTTGTTTCACCACGTCGGGCAACGGCACGCCCAAGCTGACGAGTTGGTCCGCGAGAGCGTCGAAGTCGCCGAGTGATCCGTCGTCCCGCACCACCCCGTGGAGACCGGCCCGGCGGGCCGCGTCCATCGCGGCTTCGACCAGTGGGTCGATCTCCCAGCCGACCAGCACGGTACCGATGTCCCGGCCCCGCCCCGAAGCGATCATCAAGCCGGTGTCCGACTCTCCCTGGTCGGGCACAGGGCGCAGTGCGAGCCCGTGCTCCTCGCCGGACCGCAGGGCGGCTGCCGCGGCCTGCCACAGATGGTCGTGGTCCCATTCGGGCACGTTGGGGTGGACGTCCAGGACCGTGCGCCGGGTGCTTCGCAGCGCCTCGGGATGGAGGACCACCGTGTCGACGAGCTCCAGCTGCCTCAGCCGGTCCAGGTTACGCACGAGTACGCCCTCGCAGGCCAGCTCAGTGCACAGGGTCGCGGCGAAAGCGGCTGGTCCGTAGCGCGCGGCTTTGGGATTCCCGGCCAGCAGCGCCTCGGCGCTCTCGTGGACATCGCGGGTGAAGAGGAGGGCTCCGGCCGCGCCGAGCAGGGTTCCGGTGACGGCCTGGTCCCGGTACTCCTCGCCCGCGTACTGGTGAAGCGGCGGGCGGGCGACCGCGCGGCCGGCCAGGCTCAGCCGTTCCGGCGCGCAGACAGTGTCGTGCGCGGCGTCGAACGCCGCGGCCCGGGCCACGGCCTCGGCCTGCTGGCCCGCCCGCAATGCGGCGTCCAGGGCGAGGGCGGTCGGCGACTGCCCGATTCCGTTGGCGGCCGCGTTGACGGCGGCCAGAACCAGATCCGTGGCCGAACGGCCCAGACGGCGCCGCAGCACGCTCCGTATCCGCGGCTCCTCACGCAGCAGTGCCACCCCGGCGGTCAGCAGGTGCGGCCCCTGTCTCAGGCGGACAGTCCGCGCCACGACGGCGGTGCTGATCCCGACCGCGTCGCAGAACAGCGCGAGCGCCCCGGAACGTATCCCCCTGTGTGGCCCGGATGCGCGGGCTCCAGGACATCCTCCTCCGGCCGCTCCAGCTTCTGTCGGCCGGCCAGTTCCGTCGCCCTGTCCACCACACGGTCGGTGACGGCGTCCTGCGTCGTCTGTATCACCAGCCGCGCCAGCCCGCCGTCCCAATAGGCGGCCAGCACATCCGCATGCTTCGCCAGGCCGGCTGCCACGCGCCTGGCAGCCGCCTCCATACTATGTACCGTGGCGCCCGGACGCGGGCGCAACGGGAGCTGCACACGGGTGCCGGCACGCCAGTATCCCTGACCGGGAGCCATGGCGTTCAGCCCGACCCGGCCGACCCGCACAGCGCTCTCCGCCACCGCCACCGCACCGCGTTCGGTGGCACGTCCCCCCGCTTCTGCCGCGGAGGTCGCCAGCCGGACAGCAGCACGCGCGCTCGGGAGGAATCGGCCGGCAACCCGCGCCGAGAGACTCAGCCCCGCAGCAGGAAGCCGGCTCACCGCGCCAAGGACCATCTCTCACCTCGCGGAACCGATGGACTCACCGGTCGGCCGACCGGTGGGTCTTCTTGGGAGGGTGCGTACCGGCTGTGCGGCCACCGGGCTGCGACCCGCCACTTCCCTCGGCACGCCCGGGGCGCGACTGCGTCAGCCAATCTCCTAGGTGGGCCGACCGGTGGGATCGGGCCGGTGGCGGATGTCTGGTGCCGAGTACCTGGTATGCGGTGCCTTACACGGCCGGGCCGGATGGGTGACAGCGTGGCCGAGTCGGTCCAGCGCCACGTGGCAGCCGGTGCCCCGCACGCGATGATCGGCAAAGACGCCTCACCGAACCCTCAAGGAGTGATCAGCCCGATGTTGGAGCGCACCCGGCACAAGCAGCACACCAAGGTCACCTTCATCCTGCCCGCAGGCCATCCGGCCAGAGAGGCCAGCGTGGTGGGTGACTTCAACGACTGGCAGCCTGGCGCCCACCCGCTGACGCCGCGTCCCGACGGCAGCCGCGCGGTCACCGTCACCCTGCCGGTCGACCAGCAGCTGGGCTTCCGCTACCTCGCACACGGCGACTACTGGTTCGACGAGGCCGACGCCGACGGCCACGACGGCCGTAACAGCCTTCTGCACACCTGACCTGCCCCTTTCCTCGGCCCAGGCGTGGGCAGTCGTGGAGCTGTGGTCCGGCCCCCAGCCGGTCGGCGGGGGTAAACCGGATGAGTGGGTTGACGGTGGAGCCGGACGGTTCCCGGATGCCAGGGGCGGGGCGGGGCGGGGCGGGGCGGGGCGGGGCGGGGCGGGGGCGGGGCGGGGCGGGGCGGGGCCGGCGCCGGGGTCGCGGGCGCGGCCGCGGCCGCGGGGGAAGGATGCCTGCCCTTCGAAGGGAAGCTGCGAGCCTAGGAGGGCGGGTCTTCCTCGGGGCCGGGTGCCTCGGTGATGTCCAGGAACACGTGGATGGCCTGCGGCCACTGCGTGGTGATCCGTCGTTTGAGTCGCACACAGACCAGTTCGACCTCCTCGCTGTCGAGCCCCGGCACCAGATCGACGCGGGCGGCGACGAGCGCCGAGTCCATCCCCAGTCGCATGGTCAGCAGCGCCGCGACCTTGTCTATCTCGTTCTGGGACCCGAGGAAGTCACCGATCCGGTCGCGCAGTTCCGTGTCGACCGCCTCGCCGATCAGCCGGCCGCGTGCCTCCCGGGCCAGCCGATAGGCCACGTACAGCAGGAGCAGTCCGATCGCCATGGACGCGCCGGCCTCCCAGGCGACCTGCCCGGTCGCCATGTGCAGCGCGATGCCGAGTGCCGCGACGATCGCGCCGGTCACTGCTGTGGTGTCCTCCGCGATCACCGTGCGCAGCGCCGGGTCGGCCGCGCCGTCCCGCTGCCGGCGCGCCTGGTGCAGGGCGCGGAGCAGGGAGGCCCCGTCGGCCAGGAGTGCGATGCCGAGCACGGCGAGCCCCGCCGTATAGCCTGCCGGCGACTCCTGGCGGTCCGACCGCAAGGCCTGAGCGCCCTGGTACACCGAGAAACAGCCGCCCATGACGAAGATACCCACCGCGGCCAGCAGCGCCCAGAAGTAGCGTTCCTTGCCATAGCCGAACGGATGACGATCGTCGGCGGGCCGCTTGCTGCGGCGTACGGCGATGAGGAGAAACACCTCGTTCAGGCAGTCCGCGACCGAGTGTGCCGCCTCCGAAAGAAGGGCGGGGGACCCGGCGAAGAGCCCAGCGACCGCTTTGGCCGCGGCGATCACGAGATTGGCTGCGAGGGCGACCAGAACGGTCGTCCGGGTCCGTATGTTCCGGGCCGTGGAGTTCCGATCGCGCCGCCTCTCCGTGTCCGTCACCAATGCAGCCCTCCAGCCTGCCGTGCGGACCCCGCTTGCCGGCTCGCCGACCGGGCACGACGGAGACCGAGCGCGGATCCCGGGCCCGCCCCGCCGTTCCGTTCGCATCGGGCCCGGACATGCCCCGAATTCCCCGGTGAGCCGCGTTCATGCGGGGACAAGGGAGAACGCCTGCGTGTGCGGAGCGCGCCGACGGCGTGCTTTCCCGTGGGAGCGCCTAGCTTGGAATTAAACCTTCAGTGATCGTCTGAGGTTCGAGTCGTTCACTCACACGGGGATCTGCCGGACATGGCGACGACCTCCGCTTCACGCTGTGTGATGTCGAGTCGCACAACGGGCCGGGAGGTCGTCGGTGTCGAGTGTCGTCCATGGAGCCGCTGATCGGCAGGCACTTGCAGAACTGTCGTCCTTTCGGATGGAGTTGTACGCGGCAATGCCGCGCCGTGCCGATGCGTTGTTCGAGTTGACGGACGCGGTGCTGTGTGCCGACGGCCCGGTGGTGTCGCTGCCGGAACTGTCGCTCCAGGTGGTGCACCGGCGCGGGCACGGGGCGATGTACGACGCGCTGGCCCAGGGCCGCCTGGATGTGTCGCGGCTGCGGTTGGCGCTGGCCAGCCTGGAGCTGTCGCGTGGGACGGACGGGCAGATCTCGATCGCGCTGGACGTGACACCGTGGCCGCGCCCGGATGCGGAGTGCTCGCCGGACCGGCTGCACTGCTACCGGCCATGTCGCTGCGACGGGGTGCGGCAGACGATCCCGGGGTGGCCCTACCAGGTCGCCGCCGCGCTGGGCGGGGGCCGGACCTCATGGACCGGGCCGCTGGACGCAGTCCGCCTCAGCCCGGACGATGACCTAACTGACGTCACCGCCACCCAGGTCCGGGACCTGCTCGCGCGTCTGCGCGAGGCCGGGCAGTGGCGCGAGGGCGACCCCGAGGTGCTGTTCGTGCTGGATTCCGGCTACGACATCGTGCGTCTGACGTGGCTGCTGCGCGACGAGCCGGTCCGCCTGCTCGGGCGGATCCGCGCCGACCGCGTCATGCACCACCCACCCGGGCGCCGCAAGGGACCCACCAAGGGCCGGCAACCGCGTCACGGCGAGCCCTTCCGGCTCGCTGACCCGGCCACCCACCCCGCGCCCGCCCAGGAGTCCACTACCCGCCACGACCGGTTCGGTGCCGTGACGGCCCGCTGCTGGGGACGCCTGCACCCCAAGCTGGAGCGCCGCCAAGGCGGTTGGGCCGACCATCCCGGCGCCCTGCCCAACGTCGAGGGCACCCTGGTCCACCTCGCGGTCGAGTACCTGCCCGGCAATCGAGATCCCAAGCCGCTGTGGCTGTGGCACTCCGTCCCCGACGCCGCCACGCACGACGTCGACCGGTTGTGGCGGATCTTCCTCAGAAGATTCGA contains:
- a CDS encoding cation diffusion facilitator family transporter; its protein translation is MTDTERRRDRNSTARNIRTRTTVLVALAANLVIAAAKAVAGLFAGSPALLSEAAHSVADCLNEVFLLIAVRRSKRPADDRHPFGYGKERYFWALLAAVGIFVMGGCFSVYQGAQALRSDRQESPAGYTAGLAVLGIALLADGASLLRALHQARRQRDGAADPALRTVIAEDTTAVTGAIVAALGIALHMATGQVAWEAGASMAIGLLLLYVAYRLAREARGRLIGEAVDTELRDRIGDFLGSQNEIDKVAALLTMRLGMDSALVAARVDLVPGLDSEEVELVCVRLKRRITTQWPQAIHVFLDITEAPGPEEDPPS
- a CDS encoding isoamylase early set domain-containing protein, coding for MLERTRHKQHTKVTFILPAGHPAREASVVGDFNDWQPGAHPLTPRPDGSRAVTVTLPVDQQLGFRYLAHGDYWFDEADADGHDGRNSLLHT
- a CDS encoding tetratricopeptide repeat protein → MVFAALLRERRLCLGWSQDELAERSGVSARSISALEAGRRRPRMSSVVQLADALGVDAGTRTRWLRAARDTAPQVDAVPDNDQSGTGSAAPPGVTVPQQLPAAVRHFTGRTRELKELDALMAGQLPSCGAVVISAIAGTAGVGKTSLAVHFAHRVARHFPDGQLFANLRGFDPGGPPADAAGVARGFLDALGVPAVRIPADPELQLALYRSRLAGTRTLIVLDNACEAEQVRPLLPGSDTCLVLVTSRNRLPGLVALDGAVPLPLDVLSREEARELLVRRLGAEQVLGDPDATDELIELCARLPLALNIAAAHAADHPGTPLGVWAGELRDTRARLDLLSAGDDHADVRAVFSWSYRALAPQAARLFRLLGLHPGPDISAAAAASLAGLQLPQTRRLLDDLHRAHLITAPDRKRYTFHDLLRAYATEQSATHDSPQQQAEATLRMLDHYLHTAYRAGSLAYAHDSSWPPLDLAEPAAGVTPEALADRRQALDWYREEQPTLEQLVARAHQLQFDGHAWQLAGAQVSYLLKSGLWQQWQRAGETALAAAERTADLARQAHAHRWLGQVHRSHGRLAQAHVELRLALGLFVALGDRERQGRTRLDIAITHGEERAYAEAVAESERALELFEAVEDPSGQALSLNSIGWYLTFLGEPRAALPYCRRALELSRADGNLPAQSSILDSIGYIHHHLGEYEEALPAYRESLRLRQVIGDYFLQAEIHTHLGDTHLALGDTEAARRSWTESLAILDRLQHRDAEAVRARLDSLAP
- a CDS encoding NF041680 family putative transposase; translation: MPRRADALFELTDAVLCADGPVVSLPELSLQVVHRRGHGAMYDALAQGRLDVSRLRLALASLELSRGTDGQISIALDVTPWPRPDAECSPDRLHCYRPCRCDGVRQTIPGWPYQVAAALGGGRTSWTGPLDAVRLSPDDDLTDVTATQVRDLLARLREAGQWREGDPEVLFVLDSGYDIVRLTWLLRDEPVRLLGRIRADRVMHHPPGRRKGPTKGRQPRHGEPFRLADPATHPAPAQESTTRHDRFGAVTARCWGRLHPKLERRQGGWADHPGALPNVEGTLVHLAVEYLPGNRDPKPLWLWHSVPDAATHDVDRLWRIFLRRFDIEHTFRFFKQALGLTRPRLRTPEQADRWVWLILAAYTQLSLARPLADDLRRPWEKPLTPDRLTPGRVRRGYPRIRRILGTPARPPKATRPGPGRPPGRTTSPAPRHPVGKHPQKQDTPRP